Proteins found in one Plasmodium sp. gorilla clade G2 genome assembly, chromosome: 14 genomic segment:
- a CDS encoding 40S ribosomal protein S3 — protein MSAPISKKRKFINDGVFQAELNEFLARILAEDGYSGVEVRVTPIRTEVIIRATRTREVLGDKGRRIRELTSLVQKRFFNKSTNSVELFAERVEHRGLCAMAQAESLRYKLLKGLAVRRACYGVLRHIMESGAKGCEVIVSGKLRAQRAKSMKFRDGYLISTGEPSKRFVNTATRSAQLKQGVLGIKVKIMLPTAIDTRTGLTSILPDNISVLEPKTDTVDL, from the exons atgtcaGCTCCC ATTTCAAAAAAGCGAAAGTTTATTAATGATGGTGTTTTTCAAGCCGAGTTAAATGAATTTTTAGCTCGTATTTTGGCAGAAGATGGATATTCAGGTGTAGAAGTTAGGGTTACACCTATAAg aacgGAGGTTATTATTAGAGCCACTCGTACCAGAGAAGTTCTTGGAGATAAAGGAAGGAGAATACGTGAATTAACATCACTAGTACAAAAAAGATTCTTTAATAAATCAACAAATAGTGTTGAATTATTTGCTGAAAGAGTAGAGCATAGAGGATTGTGTGCAATGGCACAAGCCGAATCATTAAGATACAAACTATTAAAAGGTTTAGCAGTTAGAAGAGCATGTTATGGAGTTTTAAGACATATAATGGAATCTGGTGCCAAAGGATGTGAAGTTATTGTATCAGGAAAATTAAGAGCTCAAAGAGCTAAAAGTATGAAATTTAGAGATGGCTATTTAATATCTACAGGAGAACCATCTAAAAGATTTGTTAACACTGCTACAAGATCAGCACAATTAAAACAAGGAGTCTTAGGTATTAAAGTTAAAATTATGTTACCAACTGCTATTGATACTAGAACAGGA